From the genome of Gemmatimonas phototrophica, one region includes:
- the sdaAA gene encoding L-serine ammonia-lyase, iron-sulfur-dependent, subunit alpha: MYRSLADAIRDAEARGTTLSAVALEAEAKDQGRPIAEIRDALRRALVVMRGAVERGLVGDLRSASELVGGDAAKMRTGPAGPLAGTPFRDVLARALAVQEVNAAMGVIVAAPTAGGAGVLPAVLTGLAAAQGIDDDKVIDALATAGLIGAVVAERASLSGAEGGCQAETGAAAGMAAGAAVEMLGGSPRQVGHATALAQQGTLGLVCDPLGGLVELPCVFRNATGAAIAMAAIEMAMAGIEFAIPADEVIDTMGEIGASMDVRYRETAGGGLAATPTGRRLARERLYELKRSGG; this comes from the coding sequence ATGTATCGCAGTCTTGCCGACGCCATTCGCGACGCTGAGGCGCGAGGCACCACCCTGTCCGCTGTGGCACTTGAGGCAGAGGCGAAAGATCAGGGCCGTCCCATTGCTGAAATTCGTGACGCGCTGCGTCGGGCGCTGGTCGTGATGCGCGGTGCCGTCGAACGTGGTTTGGTGGGGGATTTGCGCAGTGCGTCGGAGTTGGTCGGTGGCGATGCGGCCAAGATGCGAACGGGGCCCGCCGGTCCACTCGCCGGCACGCCGTTTCGCGATGTGCTCGCCCGCGCTCTGGCCGTACAGGAAGTGAATGCGGCAATGGGCGTTATTGTCGCGGCGCCGACTGCCGGCGGTGCCGGTGTACTGCCCGCGGTGCTCACGGGCCTTGCCGCCGCTCAGGGCATCGACGACGACAAGGTCATTGATGCGCTGGCCACCGCCGGCCTCATTGGCGCCGTGGTGGCTGAGCGGGCCTCCCTGTCTGGGGCGGAAGGCGGTTGTCAGGCCGAAACCGGTGCCGCCGCCGGCATGGCCGCCGGTGCCGCCGTGGAAATGCTGGGCGGCTCGCCGCGCCAGGTAGGGCACGCCACCGCGCTCGCACAGCAAGGCACGTTGGGGCTCGTGTGCGATCCCCTCGGGGGGCTGGTTGAGCTGCCCTGCGTCTTCCGCAACGCCACTGGCGCCGCCATTGCCATGGCCGCCATTGAGATGGCCATGGCGGGCATTGAGTTCGCCATCCCCGCCGATGAAGTCATTGATACGATGGGTGAGATCGGCGCCAGCATGGATGTGCGCTATCGAGAGACCGCGGGAGGCGGACTGGCCGCAACGCCGACCGGACGGCGATTGGCGCGCGAGCGTCTGTACGAACTCAAACGTTCCGGCGGATGA
- a CDS encoding ABC transporter ATP-binding protein yields MIEITSLSKRFGDFTAVRSLDLVVPAGELFGFLGPNGAGKTTTMRMIAGILQPTAGRIRIAGHDMVAEPLRAKRALGFIPDRPFIYEKLTGIEFLRFSAGLYGEAGPDVDRRGHELLALFDLEPWRDELVESYSHGMRQKLIIASAFVHRPAVIVVDEPMVGLDPKSSKILKDLFREYTRRGHTVMMSTHTLEIAEGMCDRIGIMQKGELVACGTMDDLRASTGADDALEDIFLRLTGDRVARELIEVLDA; encoded by the coding sequence ATGATCGAGATCACTTCGCTCTCCAAGCGTTTCGGCGATTTCACGGCCGTACGCTCCCTCGACCTGGTGGTGCCGGCCGGCGAGCTGTTCGGCTTCCTTGGCCCCAATGGGGCAGGCAAGACCACCACCATGCGCATGATTGCCGGGATTCTGCAGCCCACGGCTGGGCGCATTCGTATCGCCGGTCATGATATGGTGGCCGAGCCGCTAAGGGCCAAACGGGCGCTGGGGTTCATTCCGGACCGACCGTTCATTTACGAAAAGCTCACGGGGATCGAGTTTCTGCGCTTCAGCGCGGGACTCTACGGCGAAGCCGGTCCGGACGTGGACCGCCGTGGCCATGAGTTGCTGGCTCTCTTCGATCTGGAACCGTGGCGAGACGAGCTGGTGGAGAGCTACAGCCACGGCATGCGGCAGAAACTCATCATCGCCAGCGCCTTCGTGCATCGGCCGGCGGTGATTGTCGTGGACGAACCCATGGTGGGACTGGACCCCAAATCCTCCAAGATTCTCAAGGATCTGTTTCGCGAATACACGCGACGCGGGCATACCGTCATGATGTCCACGCACACGCTCGAAATTGCCGAAGGGATGTGCGATCGCATTGGCATCATGCAGAAAGGCGAGCTGGTGGCCTGCGGCACGATGGACGACCTGCGCGCCTCCACCGGCGCTGACGATGCACTCGAAGACATCTTCCTGCGCCTGACGGGCGACCGGGTGGCCCGCGAGCTGATCGAGGTCCTCGATGCCTGA
- a CDS encoding PEP-CTERM sorting domain-containing protein (PEP-CTERM proteins occur, often in large numbers, in the proteomes of bacteria that also encode an exosortase, a predicted intramembrane cysteine proteinase. The presence of a PEP-CTERM domain at a protein's C-terminus predicts cleavage within the sorting domain, followed by covalent anchoring to some some component of the (usually Gram-negative) cell surface. Many PEP-CTERM proteins exhibit an unusual sequence composition that includes large numbers of potential glycosylation sites. Expression of one such protein has been shown restore the ability of a bacterium to form floc, a type of biofilm.), which translates to MKLVARLSTAVVLAGLISAAPASAQNIAYSGSTLGCFYTTGMSCTPVVNAILGNLSFSGNTFSGTTQSGFGAIGNLASSDNNLGVFSLPGNNDPRNFDTEPANFMLYVKWITPGGAVPSELPYTAMLNGVLGATTGGVTVQFTSLPKDFTFDGGTGALRLNIVSLNNTGTGTLVPVTGDFRVSATVVPEPSTYVLLASGLAGLLMFGKRRQKNV; encoded by the coding sequence ATGAAACTCGTTGCTCGTCTGTCCACCGCCGTCGTGCTCGCTGGCTTGATCAGCGCCGCACCGGCATCAGCCCAGAACATCGCGTACTCAGGCAGTACGCTCGGGTGTTTCTATACGACGGGCATGTCATGCACCCCCGTCGTGAATGCCATCCTCGGCAACCTGTCATTCAGCGGCAATACCTTCAGTGGTACCACGCAGAGTGGCTTTGGAGCCATCGGCAATCTGGCCTCTTCGGATAACAACCTTGGCGTCTTTTCACTGCCAGGCAACAACGATCCGCGGAACTTCGACACCGAACCCGCCAACTTCATGCTGTATGTGAAGTGGATCACCCCGGGTGGCGCTGTCCCGTCGGAGCTTCCCTATACCGCCATGCTGAACGGCGTGCTTGGTGCGACGACCGGTGGCGTCACTGTTCAGTTCACCAGTTTGCCGAAGGACTTTACCTTCGATGGTGGCACCGGGGCCCTGCGCCTGAATATCGTCTCGCTCAACAACACGGGCACGGGCACGTTGGTCCCGGTAACGGGTGACTTCCGTGTCTCGGCCACGGTCGTGCCGGAGCCGAGTACGTACGTGCTCCTGGCGAGTGGACTCGCTGGTCTCTTGATGTTCGGGAAGCGTCGCCAGAAGAACGTCTGA
- the uvrA gene encoding excinuclease ABC subunit UvrA, whose translation MPEPTNPSGVPSSDALVVRGAREHNLRNISVTIPRDKLTVVTGLSGSGKSSLAFDTIYAEGQRRYVESLSAYARQFLGLMEKPDVDAIEGLSPAISIEQKSAGHNPRSTVGTVTEIYDYLRLLYARTGTPHCPNCGRAVQRQSPTQIAEQVLAWPEGTRLEIRAPLVQERKGEFRELFEGARKQGFVRAVVDGEMIELANPPKLNRRVNHSISVVVDRLVVRHEDRGRITDSVETALRLAEGLAEVVRYDGAEPTTEMFSERYGCPNCGISMPELEPRHFSFNSPFGACEMCSGLGTTRSVSEELILGDPSISILEGVVLPWGEPDGYLRKVILPGLGKLLGFDLNAPWGKIPAAVRQQLLYGMGDTPPRARKAVKKAVKGAAAKTAAKTAAKAPETSWEGIVTHVQRRYDESSSDGVRLELDAYMVAAPCPACGGRRLRPESLAVTLHGMNIGDVVGLSVADSLAFFETVPVRSPGHPGLDAGIAGPILKEVRERLRFLVDVGLDYLTLNRSAESLSGGEAQRIRLATQIGSRLVGVLYILDEPSIGLHQRDNGRLLNTLKQLRDLGNTVIVVEHDEETIRDADYLIDLGPGAGKHGGDVIAAGSVEDVMNTPASITGAYLRGTRSIEVPVQRRTPDRARTLTVHGAREHNLKDVTAEFPLGLFVAVTGVSGSGKSTLVTDILQKSLSRHFFRARVLPGLHSRITGLEHLDKIIDIDQSPIGRTPRSNPATYTGVFTPVRELFAELPESKIRGYGPGRFSFNVKGGRCEACQGDGLVKIEMHFLPDVFVPCDVCKGKRFNRETLEVRFRGLSIADVLDLTVEDACGAFENQPRIVQKLETLRDVGLGYIHLGQSATTLSGGEAQRVKLATELAKRDTGRTLYILDEPTTGLHFEDVRVLLGVLHKLVDRGNTVLVIEHNLDVIKTADWIVDLGPEGGTRGGTIVAQGTPEEVARVTESHTGRYLAPMLTI comes from the coding sequence ATGCCTGAACCGACGAATCCGTCCGGCGTGCCCTCTTCCGACGCCCTCGTGGTGCGCGGCGCGCGCGAGCACAATCTGCGGAACATCAGCGTCACGATTCCGCGCGACAAACTCACGGTGGTCACCGGTCTGTCCGGATCCGGAAAATCGTCGCTCGCCTTTGATACGATTTATGCTGAAGGGCAGCGGCGCTATGTGGAGTCGCTGTCGGCCTACGCCCGACAGTTCCTCGGGCTCATGGAAAAGCCTGATGTCGATGCCATCGAAGGGCTGTCGCCGGCCATTTCCATTGAGCAGAAATCGGCAGGGCATAACCCGCGATCCACCGTGGGAACCGTCACGGAGATTTACGACTACCTCCGTCTGTTGTACGCGCGCACGGGGACGCCGCATTGTCCCAACTGTGGCCGTGCGGTGCAGCGACAGAGTCCCACGCAGATCGCGGAACAGGTGCTGGCCTGGCCCGAGGGGACCCGGCTCGAAATTCGTGCGCCGCTGGTACAGGAGCGAAAGGGGGAGTTTCGCGAGCTGTTTGAAGGGGCACGCAAGCAGGGCTTCGTGCGCGCGGTGGTCGATGGCGAAATGATCGAGCTGGCGAATCCGCCGAAACTCAATCGTCGCGTCAATCACTCCATCTCCGTGGTGGTCGATCGCCTCGTGGTTCGGCACGAAGACCGTGGGCGCATTACCGATTCCGTGGAGACGGCCTTGCGTCTCGCCGAGGGCTTGGCCGAAGTGGTGCGGTACGATGGGGCCGAGCCCACCACGGAGATGTTCTCCGAACGGTACGGCTGCCCCAACTGCGGCATTTCCATGCCGGAGCTTGAGCCGCGTCACTTTTCCTTCAATTCGCCCTTCGGGGCGTGCGAAATGTGCAGTGGTCTCGGGACCACTCGCAGCGTCAGCGAAGAACTCATCCTTGGCGATCCCAGTATCTCCATTCTTGAGGGCGTCGTGCTGCCGTGGGGTGAGCCCGACGGCTACCTGCGCAAGGTCATCCTCCCCGGGCTCGGCAAGCTGCTCGGTTTTGATTTGAACGCCCCGTGGGGCAAGATCCCGGCAGCGGTGCGTCAGCAGCTGTTGTATGGCATGGGCGACACACCGCCGCGTGCCCGCAAGGCGGTCAAGAAGGCGGTGAAGGGGGCCGCTGCGAAAACGGCCGCCAAGACGGCCGCGAAGGCCCCGGAGACATCGTGGGAAGGCATTGTGACCCACGTGCAGCGCCGCTACGACGAGAGCAGTTCCGACGGCGTGCGCCTGGAACTCGACGCGTACATGGTGGCCGCCCCGTGCCCCGCCTGCGGTGGTCGCCGGTTACGGCCGGAATCGCTCGCGGTCACGCTGCACGGCATGAATATCGGCGATGTGGTGGGGCTGAGCGTGGCCGATTCGCTGGCGTTTTTCGAAACCGTACCGGTGCGCAGTCCAGGACACCCGGGGCTCGATGCCGGCATTGCCGGCCCGATTCTCAAGGAAGTTCGTGAACGGTTGCGCTTTCTGGTCGATGTTGGTCTCGACTACCTCACGCTCAATCGCAGTGCCGAATCGCTCTCGGGTGGCGAAGCGCAGCGCATCAGACTGGCCACGCAAATCGGCTCGCGTCTGGTTGGAGTGTTGTACATCCTCGACGAGCCCAGCATTGGCCTGCATCAGCGCGACAACGGCCGCCTGCTCAATACGCTCAAACAACTGCGGGACCTTGGGAACACGGTCATTGTGGTGGAGCATGACGAAGAAACCATCCGCGACGCGGACTACCTCATCGATCTTGGCCCCGGCGCCGGAAAGCACGGGGGCGACGTCATTGCGGCGGGGTCGGTGGAGGATGTCATGAACACCCCAGCCTCAATTACCGGGGCGTACCTGCGTGGCACCCGCTCCATTGAAGTCCCGGTGCAGCGGCGAACGCCTGACCGGGCCCGAACCCTTACGGTGCACGGGGCGCGTGAGCACAACCTGAAGGACGTGACCGCAGAATTCCCTCTCGGGCTGTTTGTGGCGGTCACCGGTGTCTCCGGATCGGGGAAGTCCACCCTGGTTACCGACATCCTGCAGAAATCGCTCTCCCGGCATTTCTTCCGGGCACGCGTACTGCCGGGACTGCACAGCCGCATTACCGGGCTCGAGCACCTCGACAAGATCATCGACATTGATCAGAGCCCCATTGGCCGCACGCCACGCTCCAATCCTGCCACGTACACGGGCGTGTTCACGCCGGTACGCGAACTGTTTGCCGAGCTGCCGGAATCCAAGATTCGTGGCTACGGGCCCGGGCGGTTCTCATTCAACGTGAAAGGCGGTCGTTGTGAGGCCTGCCAGGGCGATGGTCTGGTCAAGATCGAGATGCATTTCCTTCCTGATGTGTTTGTGCCCTGCGATGTGTGCAAGGGGAAGCGCTTCAACCGGGAAACGCTCGAAGTCCGCTTTCGCGGCTTGAGCATTGCCGACGTGCTTGATCTCACGGTGGAAGATGCGTGCGGGGCCTTCGAGAACCAGCCGCGCATTGTGCAGAAGCTTGAAACCCTGCGTGATGTCGGCCTGGGGTACATCCACCTGGGGCAGAGTGCCACCACGCTCTCCGGTGGTGAAGCGCAACGCGTCAAGCTGGCGACGGAACTCGCCAAGCGCGATACCGGGCGCACACTTTACATCCTCGACGAGCCAACCACCGGGCTGCACTTCGAAGACGTCCGAGTGTTGCTGGGGGTACTGCACAAGCTGGTGGATCGCGGAAACACGGTACTGGTCATTGAACACAACCTCGATGTGATCAAGACCGCCGACTGGATTGTGGATCTCGGCCCCGAAGGGGGCACGCGCGGCGGCACCATTGTGGCGCAGGGCACACCGGAAGAGGTCGCCCGGGTGACGGAGAGCCATACCGGTCGCTATCTCGCGCCCATGCTCACCATATAG
- a CDS encoding putative ABC transporter permease subunit, which yields MPEMASNSGLGHGTVEAPETGAWSLLRPKWQMARNRTRRHKQGDLRRIVVVSLVALGFWSVAFGLALRLLRYFRGAEDIGALLASKLLAMILLSFGSILLLSNTIAALSNFFLARDLDQLAAAPVGSGALYRARLAETAMHSSWMVALLLVPLVGAYGVAYQGGVDFALFALAVFIPFLLIPAALGSGVTLLLVNIFPARRTRDLLSVIAAMAIAGLVLLFRAARPEQLARPEGFANFMQFVAALDTPSSPWLPSEWVSEAVVKYLSGKAAWQPLLRLWAVAGALIAMGHVLYARGWRRAYSMAQEGATKRGTAGAQRPWLDRALAVLGPLRRELVLKELRVFARDSTQWSQLVLLAVLLVVYVANVRYLPLTGDGVTVLLRNLIPFLNLALAGFVLASIAARFVFPSVSLEGRALWLLRSSPLPVRELLWAKFWVGAIPLLLLALVLVGATNVMLKVQPFVHLVSLVSIAALVFPLTGLALGYGTFYPQFDSENAAQIPTSFGGLMFMMSAIGLIGAVAYLAGRPAARWIVAEHFGRVRDPLDMVLPFTVAVVVCVAGTAVPLMLARQRLEQLERA from the coding sequence ATGCCTGAAATGGCGTCGAACAGCGGACTTGGACATGGCACGGTGGAGGCGCCGGAGACCGGCGCCTGGTCACTGCTGCGTCCCAAGTGGCAAATGGCACGCAACCGCACCCGGCGGCACAAACAGGGCGACCTGCGCCGGATCGTCGTGGTGAGTCTGGTGGCGTTGGGATTCTGGAGCGTGGCCTTTGGGCTGGCGCTTCGCTTGCTGCGCTATTTCCGTGGCGCCGAAGACATTGGCGCGCTGCTGGCGTCCAAGCTGCTGGCCATGATTCTGCTGTCGTTCGGTTCCATTCTGTTGCTGTCGAACACCATCGCGGCCCTTTCCAATTTTTTCCTGGCCCGCGACCTGGACCAGCTGGCCGCGGCCCCCGTGGGCAGTGGGGCGTTGTATCGCGCCCGACTCGCTGAGACGGCCATGCACTCCAGCTGGATGGTGGCGCTGCTCCTCGTCCCGCTGGTGGGGGCGTACGGTGTGGCATATCAGGGCGGTGTGGACTTCGCACTGTTCGCGCTCGCCGTGTTTATCCCCTTTTTGCTCATACCCGCGGCGCTCGGTTCCGGGGTCACGCTGCTGCTGGTGAACATCTTCCCGGCCCGTCGTACCCGCGACCTGTTGAGCGTGATTGCCGCGATGGCCATTGCCGGCCTCGTGCTGCTGTTTCGGGCAGCCCGTCCGGAACAGCTGGCGCGTCCTGAGGGCTTCGCGAACTTCATGCAATTCGTCGCGGCGCTGGATACGCCGTCGTCGCCGTGGCTGCCCAGTGAATGGGTCAGCGAAGCGGTCGTGAAGTACCTGAGTGGCAAGGCCGCCTGGCAACCGCTGCTGCGCCTCTGGGCCGTGGCCGGCGCCCTGATTGCGATGGGCCACGTGCTGTACGCCCGTGGCTGGCGCCGAGCGTACAGCATGGCGCAGGAAGGGGCCACCAAGCGAGGGACAGCCGGCGCGCAGCGTCCATGGTTGGATCGCGCACTCGCGGTCCTCGGTCCCCTGCGGCGCGAACTGGTCCTCAAGGAACTGCGTGTGTTTGCGCGTGACAGCACGCAATGGTCGCAACTGGTGCTGTTGGCCGTGCTGCTCGTAGTGTACGTCGCCAATGTGCGCTATCTGCCGCTCACCGGTGATGGCGTTACGGTGTTGCTGCGGAACCTTATTCCCTTTCTCAACCTGGCGTTGGCGGGCTTCGTGCTGGCGTCAATTGCGGCCCGGTTTGTCTTCCCCAGTGTGAGTCTGGAGGGACGTGCACTCTGGCTGTTGCGCTCCAGTCCCCTGCCCGTGCGCGAGTTGCTCTGGGCAAAATTCTGGGTGGGGGCCATTCCCTTGTTGCTCCTTGCGTTGGTGCTCGTGGGCGCGACCAACGTGATGCTCAAGGTGCAGCCTTTTGTGCATCTCGTCTCCCTGGTCTCCATCGCCGCCCTCGTGTTCCCGCTCACTGGGCTGGCCCTGGGCTACGGCACATTCTATCCGCAGTTCGACAGCGAAAATGCCGCGCAGATTCCCACATCGTTCGGAGGCCTCATGTTCATGATGTCGGCCATCGGATTGATTGGCGCGGTCGCCTATCTCGCCGGACGTCCGGCCGCGCGTTGGATTGTGGCGGAGCACTTTGGGCGCGTGCGGGACCCGCTGGATATGGTGCTGCCCTTCACGGTGGCAGTGGTCGTCTGCGTCGCCGGTACGGCGGTGCCATTGATGCTCGCGCGCCAGCGACTGGAACAGCTCGAGCGGGCCTGA
- the sdaAB gene encoding L-serine ammonia-lyase, iron-sulfur-dependent subunit beta yields MVSLLDIIGPVMVGPSSSHTAGACRLGLLARCLVGGTPERATVELHGSFARTGEGHGTDKAIVGGLMGFRPDDERLRTALEIMEREGLTYQFEKTSLGDDAHPNTVRITLERGDRRSQMVGASLGAGRVLVTEIDGYPVEVSGNLHTIVLVAHDVKGSVARIAGILADANVNIATLKLSRKERGGDAFMVIEVDEQPDESVRDAIRELSWVAWAFRLDKVSA; encoded by the coding sequence ATGGTTTCCCTCCTCGATATCATTGGCCCCGTAATGGTGGGGCCCAGTTCCAGCCATACGGCTGGTGCCTGTCGCCTCGGATTGCTGGCGCGCTGTCTGGTAGGTGGGACCCCGGAAAGAGCCACCGTGGAGCTGCACGGCAGCTTTGCGCGTACGGGCGAAGGCCATGGTACTGACAAGGCCATCGTGGGCGGGCTCATGGGGTTTCGCCCCGACGATGAACGGCTGCGCACGGCCCTCGAAATCATGGAGCGCGAAGGGCTCACCTACCAATTCGAAAAAACGTCGCTCGGTGATGATGCCCATCCCAATACCGTGCGTATCACGCTCGAACGTGGTGATCGCCGCTCGCAGATGGTGGGGGCGTCCCTTGGTGCTGGCCGGGTACTCGTTACCGAGATTGATGGCTATCCGGTCGAGGTCTCCGGCAATCTGCACACCATTGTGCTCGTTGCCCACGATGTGAAAGGGAGCGTGGCACGTATTGCCGGTATTCTGGCCGACGCCAACGTGAACATTGCCACGCTCAAGCTGTCGCGAAAGGAACGCGGCGGTGATGCCTTCATGGTGATCGAAGTGGATGAACAGCCGGACGAAAGCGTGCGCGATGCCATTCGCGAACTCTCATGGGTGGCGTGGGCCTTTCGACTTGACAAGGTGAGCGCATGA
- a CDS encoding A/G-specific adenine glycosylase has protein sequence MARSKPAPIHIPLPAEEAAAFRRRLHRWYKQHSRDLPWRTTRDPYRILVSELMLQQTQVSRVLDFYRRFLERFPDLESLAKARPQRVLEAWEGLGYYARARNLHKLAKHVTSSPSGIIPSEPVELQALPGVGAYTAGAVASFAYEKRAALVDTNVARVLHRVFAPELNPKSGPGLRRLWQLANELLPRTGKVTWTHNQALMELGALVCSARAPKCTVCPVKRQCASVERFVGGD, from the coding sequence ATGGCCCGCTCAAAACCTGCGCCCATCCACATCCCGCTCCCGGCCGAAGAGGCCGCGGCGTTCCGTCGTCGGCTGCACCGCTGGTACAAGCAGCATTCGCGGGACCTGCCGTGGCGTACCACTCGCGATCCGTACCGCATTCTGGTGTCGGAGCTGATGCTGCAGCAGACGCAGGTGTCGCGGGTGCTTGATTTCTATCGGCGTTTTCTTGAACGCTTCCCCGATCTTGAGTCGCTCGCCAAGGCACGCCCGCAGCGCGTACTGGAAGCGTGGGAAGGCCTTGGCTACTATGCGCGCGCGCGCAATCTGCACAAGCTCGCCAAGCACGTCACGTCCAGTCCCAGCGGCATAATTCCCAGCGAGCCGGTGGAGTTGCAGGCGCTCCCCGGCGTTGGTGCCTATACCGCCGGGGCCGTGGCGTCATTCGCCTATGAAAAGCGTGCGGCGCTCGTAGACACAAACGTGGCGCGGGTGCTGCACCGCGTGTTTGCCCCGGAACTGAACCCCAAGAGTGGCCCCGGTCTCAGACGTCTCTGGCAGCTGGCCAACGAACTGCTGCCGCGCACCGGGAAAGTCACCTGGACGCACAATCAGGCGCTCATGGAACTGGGTGCTCTGGTCTGCTCAGCACGGGCACCCAAGTGCACGGTCTGTCCGGTAAAGCGCCAGTGTGCGAGTGTGGAACGCTTCGTCGGCGGCGACTGA
- a CDS encoding YbjN domain-containing protein translates to MVTREDIEAFLDRLSAEGASFQEVEPGLWVVRPGGSLDFDVVVTHNPPVVLLRVKVMPHPTDPADAAALNKRLLELNATDLLHGAYGIDGDAVVLTEALELAHLDFEEFLASFESMTLSLTGHLRELAAFREAR, encoded by the coding sequence ATGGTTACGCGTGAAGACATCGAGGCGTTTCTTGATCGGCTCAGCGCCGAAGGCGCCAGCTTTCAGGAAGTAGAACCCGGACTCTGGGTGGTCCGTCCGGGAGGATCACTCGACTTTGATGTCGTCGTCACGCACAACCCACCGGTGGTGCTGTTGCGGGTGAAGGTCATGCCGCACCCCACCGATCCGGCGGATGCGGCGGCGCTCAACAAGCGTCTGCTCGAACTCAACGCCACCGACTTGCTGCATGGCGCTTACGGGATTGATGGTGATGCCGTAGTGCTTACCGAAGCGCTCGAACTCGCGCACCTGGACTTCGAAGAATTCCTCGCGTCGTTCGAAAGCATGACTCTTTCGCTCACGGGACATTTGCGTGAGCTGGCCGCCTTCCGCGAGGCTCGCTGA
- a CDS encoding PspA/IM30 family protein, which produces MGIFDRLSTVIKSNLNDLISSAENPEKMLNQIIVDMRNQLAKAKQQVAAAIADEKRLKDQADAEFKLADDWEKRAMLAVQEGRDDLAKQALMRGQEHLEHGQQLAATWEAHKMETEKLKQSLRDLNDKIEEAKRKKNLLLARQRRAEAQARISQTMSGLSENSAFEAFARMEEKITSNERQLQAAQEIDEEFSGDRLAGEFKQLERSSGGATADVQLLQLKQRMGMLSAGAPAAARQLAAGATEAAPAAAAPAQLPAATPDKSAEQKTAEADLIAEIEQLSQINPRS; this is translated from the coding sequence ATGGGCATCTTCGACCGTCTCTCGACTGTCATCAAGTCGAACCTGAATGACCTCATCTCCTCGGCGGAAAACCCCGAGAAGATGCTCAATCAGATCATTGTGGACATGCGTAATCAGTTGGCCAAGGCCAAGCAGCAGGTCGCTGCCGCCATTGCCGATGAGAAGCGCCTCAAGGACCAGGCCGACGCCGAGTTCAAGCTCGCCGACGACTGGGAGAAGCGCGCGATGCTCGCGGTGCAGGAAGGCCGTGACGATCTCGCCAAGCAGGCCCTCATGCGCGGCCAGGAACACCTCGAACACGGGCAGCAGCTCGCGGCGACGTGGGAAGCGCACAAGATGGAGACCGAGAAGCTCAAGCAGTCGCTGCGCGATCTCAACGACAAGATTGAAGAAGCCAAACGCAAGAAGAATTTGCTGTTGGCGCGGCAGCGTCGCGCCGAGGCGCAGGCGCGGATCTCGCAGACGATGTCGGGGCTGTCGGAAAACTCCGCCTTTGAAGCGTTTGCCCGGATGGAAGAGAAGATCACATCCAACGAACGGCAGCTGCAGGCCGCGCAGGAAATCGACGAAGAGTTCAGCGGCGATCGTCTCGCGGGTGAGTTCAAGCAGCTGGAGCGTTCGTCGGGTGGGGCCACGGCCGACGTGCAGCTGTTGCAGCTCAAGCAGCGCATGGGCATGCTGTCGGCTGGCGCGCCTGCGGCGGCACGTCAGCTGGCCGCTGGTGCCACGGAGGCGGCGCCTGCCGCCGCGGCACCGGCCCAGTTGCCGGCGGCAACACCGGACAAGTCCGCCGAGCAGAAAACTGCGGAAGCCGATCTCATCGCGGAGATCGAACAGCTCTCGCAGATCAATCCGCGGTCCTGA